Proteins encoded together in one Amblyomma americanum isolate KBUSLIRL-KWMA chromosome 1, ASM5285725v1, whole genome shotgun sequence window:
- the LOC144115735 gene encoding uncharacterized protein LOC144115735 codes for MQVRKSYSLFAKKSSNYFLIQLPSPQCCTCIVVECFAVVHSLLMQSGDIETNPGPDTAAILAELQKLTSGQSTLISEVKDLSSRLVATDKSITELSKRITELETHYQDLASLKTEVESIKTDAATSASQISNLEYRVDDAENRSRRNNLLFYGLPDTSSKETSSESEELVTRLCSENLDITIDPKEIERAHRLGRHSSERCRPIIVKFTFHKTKESILKNARKLKGTDYSIGEDFSHSVRKARKHLLRFAKETSDKYALRFKTLYIGPKQYIFDDLTETVKEVP; via the coding sequence atgcaggttagaAAATCATACTCTCTTTTTGCAAAGAAATCGAGCAACTACTTCTTAAttcagctgccgagcccgcagtgTTGTACTTGTATTGTCGTTGAATGCTTTGCTGTTGTCCATTCGTTGCTTATGCAATCCGGTGACATAGAAACTAACCCTGGTCCTGACACTGCCGCCATACTTGCAGAACTACAGAAACTAACATCGGGCCAAAGCACGTTAATCAGCGAAGTAAAAGACCTCAGCAGCAGGTTAGTAGCGACAGACAAATCGATCACCGAATTAAGTAAGCGCATTACCGAATTAGAAACCCACTATCAGGATCTCGCATCACTTAAAACAGAAGTTGAGTCCATTAAGACTGATGCCGCCACGTCGGCGAGCCAAATCAGTAACCTCGAATACAGAGTAGACGATGCCGAAAACCGGTCGCGCCGCAACAACCTGCTATTTTATGGCTTACCTGATACTAGCTCAAAGGAAACGTCCTCTGAGTCTGAAGAACTGGTCACCCGCCTTTGCAGTGAAAATTTGGACATCACCATAGACCCAAAAGAAATAGAAAGAGCACATCGTCTTGGCCGTCACTCAAGTGAACGATGTCGACCCATTATCGTTAAATTCACTTTCCATAAGACAAAAGAATCCATCCTAAAAAACGCCCGGAAACTAAAAGGCACCGACTACAGCATAGGAGAAGACTTTTCACATTCTGTCCGTAAGGCACGCAAACATTTACTACGTTTCGCGAAAGAAACATCTGATAAGTACGCACTGCGCTTTAAAACACTGTACATAGGCCCCAAGCagtatatattcgacgacttgacgGAAACGGTAAAAGAAGTGCCATAG